A genomic window from Silene latifolia isolate original U9 population chromosome 11, ASM4854445v1, whole genome shotgun sequence includes:
- the LOC141611641 gene encoding CMP-sialic acid transporter 4-like codes for MEYRKIKDQDKDEESEGDIESSRLKGGTVSNVIALGGITGAKPQWKRKSLVTFALTLLTSSQAILIVWSKRAGKYEYSVTTANFMVETLKCALSLAALVRIWRKDGVTEDNRLSTTIDEVIVYPIPAILYLVKNLLQYYIFAYVDAPGYQILKNLNIISTGVLYRIILKKRLSEVQWAAFILLCAGCTTAQLKSNSDRVLQTSLQGWMMAIVMALLSGFAGVYTEAIIKKRPQRNINVQNFYLYVFGMILNAIAIMVQDFDAVLNKGFFHGYSFVTVLMIVNHALSGIAVSMVMKYADNIVKVYSTSVAMLLTAVVSVFLFGFHLSLAFFLGTTVVSVSVYLHSIGKLQR; via the exons ATGGAGTACCGCAAGATCAAAGATCAG GATAAAGACGAAGAATCTGAAGGTGACATAGAAAGTTCGCGCTTAAAAG GTGGTACAGTGAGTAATGTAATTGCATTGGGAGGGATAACAGGTGCAAAACCTCAATGGAAACGCAA GTCGTTGGTTACCTTTGCGCTGACTCTGCTTACAAGTTCACAAGCAATACTTATTGTCTGGTCTAAGAGAGCTGGGAAATATGAATACAGTGTCACCACCGCCAATTTTATG GTTGAAACTTTAAAGTGTGCATTATCACTCGCTGCCTTGGTAAGGATTTGGAGGAAAGATGGTGTTACTGAAGATAATAG GTTAAGCACCACGATTGATGAAGTCATTGTTTACCCCATTCCAGCAATTCTTTATCTTGTCAAGAATCTACTTCAG TATTATATCTTCGCATATGTGGATGCTCCAGGCTATCAGATATTGAAAAACTTGAATATCATCAGCACGGGTGTTCTATACCGTATCATTCTTAAGAAACG GTTGAGTGAAGTCCAGTGGGCAGCTTTTATTCTACTTTGTGCAGGGTGCACCACAGCGCAGCTTAAGTCAAA CTCCGATCGCGTTCTTCAAACATCACTCCAAGGTTGGATGATGGCCATC GTTATGGCTCTTCTTAGTGGGTTCGCTGGTGTCTATACTGAG GCTATTATCAAGAAGCGTCCTCAGAGAAATATAAATGTGCAGAATTTCTACTTATACGTCTTTGGGATGATTTTGAATGCAATCGCTATAATGGTCCAGGATTTTGATGCAGTTCTGAACAA GGGATTCTTCCATGGTTACTCATTTGTCACTGTTCTTATGATTGTAAACCACGCACTCAG TGGAATTGCTGTCTCGATGGTAATGAAGTACGCGGACAATATAGTGAAG GTGTATTCCACTTCAGTTGCTATGCTGCTGACTGCAGTCGTCTCAGTTTTCCTATTTGGATTTCATCTCTCCCTTGCCTTCTTCCTTGGTACTAC AGTTGTTTCGGTCTCCGTATACCTGCACTCAATTGGGAAGCTTCAAAGATAG